Proteins from a genomic interval of Sugiyamaella lignohabitans strain CBS 10342 chromosome C, complete sequence:
- the RIB2 gene encoding bifunctional DRAP deaminase/tRNA pseudouridine synthase RIB2 (Bifunctional DRAP deaminase tRNA:pseudouridine synthase; the deaminase catalyzes the third step in riboflavin biosynthesis and the synthase catalyzes formation of pseudouridine at position 32 in cytoplasmic tRNAs; RIB2 has a paralog, PUS9, that arose from the whole genome duplication; GO_component: GO:0005737 - cytoplasm [Evidence IEA,IEA]; GO_component: GO:0005737 - cytoplasm [Evidence IDA] [PMID 14562095]; GO_component: GO:0005737 - cytoplasm [Evidence ISM] [PMID 15466869]; GO_function: GO:0043723 - 2,5-diamino-6-ribitylamino-4(3H)-pyrimidinone 5'-phosphate deaminase activity [Evidence IMP] [PMID 4555411]; GO_function: GO:0003723 - RNA binding [Evidence IEA,IEA]; GO_function: GO:0003824 - catalytic activity [Evidence IEA]; GO_function: GO:0008835 - diaminohydroxyphosphoribosylaminopyrimidine deaminase activity [Evidence IEA]; GO_function: GO:0016787 - hydrolase activity [Evidence IEA,IEA]; GO_function: GO:0016853 - isomerase activity [Evidence IEA]; GO_function: GO:0046872 - metal ion binding [Evidence IEA]; GO_function: GO:0009982 - pseudouridine synthase activity [Evidence IEA]; GO_function: GO:0009982 - pseudouridine synthase activity [Evidence IDA,IMP] [PMID 15466869]; GO_function: GO:0009982 - pseudouridine synthase activity [Evidence ISS] [PMID 8710514]; GO_function: GO:0008270 - zinc ion binding [Evidence IEA]; GO_process: GO:0009451 - RNA modification [Evidence IEA]; GO_process: GO:0001522 - pseudouridine synthesis [Evidence IEA]; GO_process: GO:0009231 - riboflavin biosynthetic process [Evidence IEA,IEA]; GO_process: GO:0009231 - riboflavin biosynthetic process [Evidence IMP] [PMID 4555411]; GO_process: GO:0009231 - riboflavin biosynthetic process [Evidence IMP] [PMID 5366000]; GO_process: GO:0008033 - tRNA processing [Evidence IEA]; GO_process: GO:0031119 - tRNA pseudouridine synthesis [Evidence IDA,IMP] [PMID 15466869]), with translation MVVVNKPAGLPTHPSGKYRLNSLTEVLVGQLGYTVHPTHRLDRMTSGIVVLGKTAQATSRFRTDLTNSNNVHKEYYAKVVGRFPLEDTTFDFPLFDIDANRDRASFMKAFANRKPAQTKFKLVRYDLKDDSSLVKCVPVTGRTHQIRKHLALMGHPIANDSLYKRPVFREISLLLEKKNIESEKEHESAVSEAFTRLQLAAKQSRLDKLETGNETCPECQVQLFKDSTPDEMFIYLHARQYTCQENGVTKWDYQAPLPPWAR, from the coding sequence ATGGTGGTCGTGAATAAACCGGCTGGGTTACCTACTCATCCGTCAGGGAAGTACAGATTGAACAGTTTGACTGAGGTGCTGGTAGGACAGTTGGGGTATACGGTGCATCCTACTCACCGGCTGGACAGAATGACGTCGGGGATCGTTGTGCTGGGGAAAACTGCTCAGGCCACTTCCCGGTTTAGAACCGATTTGACGAATAGCAACAATGTCCACAAAGAATATTATGCTAAGGTGGTGGGAAGATTTCCTTTAGAAGATACGACTTTTGATTTCCCGCTGTTTGATATCGACGCCAATCGGGACCGGGCCTCGTTCATGAAAGCGTTTGCCAACCGTAAACCAGCCCAGACCAAGTTCAAGTTGGTCAGATACGATTTGAAAGACGACTCGAGTTTAGTCAAATGCGTGCCTGTTACGGGTCGAACCCATCAGATTCGCAAACACCTGGCTCTTATGGGCCATCCAATTGCCAACGATTCATTGTACAAGCGACCGGTGTTCAGAGAAATCAGTCTGCTGCttgagaaaaagaacatCGAATCTGAAAAAGAGCACGAATCAGCAGTCTCAGAAGCATTCACACGACTCCAACTGGCAGCCAAACAAAGCAGACTGGACAAACTGGAAACTGGCAACGAAACCTGTCCCGAATGCCAAGTCCAACTGTTCAAAGACTCCACCCCCGACGAAATGTTTATATACCTCCATGCCAGACAGTACACCTGCCAGGAAAACGGCGTCACCAAATGGGACTACCAGGCCCCCCTGCCGCCATGGGCGCGgtga
- the KAP123 gene encoding Kap123p (Karyopherin beta; mediates nuclear import of ribosomal proteins prior to assembly into ribosomes and import of histones H3 and H4; localizes to the nuclear pore, nucleus, and cytoplasm; exhibits genetic interactions with RAI1; GO_component: GO:0005737 - cytoplasm [Evidence IEA,IEA]; GO_component: GO:0005737 - cytoplasm [Evidence IDA] [PMID 10684247]; GO_component: GO:0005737 - cytoplasm [Evidence IDA] [PMID 9238021]; GO_component: GO:0016021 - integral component of membrane [Evidence ISM] [PMID 12192589]; GO_component: GO:0005643 - nuclear pore [Evidence IEA,IEA]; GO_component: GO:0005643 - nuclear pore [Evidence IDA] [PMID 10684247]; GO_component: GO:0005634 - nucleus [Evidence IEA,IEA]; GO_component: GO:0005634 - nucleus [Evidence IDA] [PMID 9238021]; GO_function: GO:0008536 - Ran GTPase binding [Evidence IEA]; GO_function: GO:0008139 - nuclear localization sequence binding [Evidence IDA] [PMID 11694505]; GO_function: GO:0008565 - protein transporter activity [Evidence IPI] [PMID 9182759]; GO_function: GO:0008565 - protein transporter activity [Evidence IMP,IPI] [PMID 9321403]; GO_process: GO:0006607 - NLS-bearing protein import into nucleus [Evidence IMP] [PMID 11694505]; GO_process: GO:0006886 - intracellular protein transport [Evidence IEA]; GO_process: GO:0051028 - mRNA transport [Evidence IEA]; GO_process: GO:0006606 - protein import into nucleus [Evidence IMP] [PMID 11352936]; GO_process: GO:0015031 - protein transport [Evidence IEA]; GO_process: GO:2000220 - regulation of pseudohyphal growth [Evidence IMP] [PMID 22043304]; GO_process: GO:0006610 - ribosomal protein import into nucleus [Evidence IMP] [PMID 9321403]; GO_process: GO:0006810 - transport [Evidence IEA]), which produces MDPQFLASLEETLKHVTAPSTEAIKLASAKLQNDFYTNPKVIPALVHLLQSHPDAQIRQLAGVEARKLVGEFWTPEKLPEQEMTSIKTSILQSTLQEQTPLVRHTSSRVISAIAKIDVDEGKWNELLPFLYQTCKSSSAAEREVAVYILYTLLEADADVLIDGSVELLHLFSHTINDPESLQVRVSTVLGLGKVSENIDTTAVDSKAPQDQNPVELFRALLPSAVEVLNQVISSDDEKSALQVFDVFSGLLVCDYALISKHMKDLVNFMLTNIAGQKQLSDEIRLAALQFLLAAIRFKKNKIQSLKLGPVLTNAALEISAEPFDEEDDETNNEDDEDTPAKRALLMIDALSSSLPPTQVMAPLLAALPHCASSQDIFQRRAGFLALSQAVEGAPDFVANQISAVLPLVVQGLQDANQMVKVSALMALAQLAGELHDVIGEHHEALLPLVFSIMDGASSLKVGKSACLALDAILETLEADIITQKYLPELIPKLLHLLNHTSDLTLKGSIVAAIASAAFAAGKSFEPFFVHTISALEPFIRVSVTSETVSEEELTLCGITLDALSALAGAVGKETFRPYVQPLIEAAYKCLQSTQSRLKECGFIFLGTLARIYETEFAPFLGMVVPAIFASFDQDEFAGMGEEDDEAEDVNIGQDGDEEDLLNKFSVNSALAIEKEIATDTLGEIIVGTKEHFNTYLEQAIEHLKLLTDHFYEGIRKSALIVLWRAYVTFYKQTPVSKQAWVPGFPSSVVLAEPAATLLEVARTTTLNLFSTEDDRSVATIICDHFVEAIRTSGPVVLGSQDDLEKLCSEVILILSKSHHCQVQDEDDIYDGVKPEEEEGDGENAEYDEVLTDSASDVVVQLAAALGPQFLPLFPTFFGLVSKYATSKSSQERASGIGALSEIINGLRSNVTQWTKELMQLLLHALGDADLEVRSNAAYGVGLLILYSDDVETCKSHYTTVLQKLQRLLKKVDKKKRKSFGTEEEDNSARSLANACGCVARMSSKYPELVPLAEVVPVLVSRLPLQDGFEENTPIFEFILKLFEQREPSIVQLRAEIVQIFNEVFQKQAELEKEEDNKNIGPGSIVKPFENDEIRAKVVALLKFLEQEQPGLVSSHPILAPVIA; this is translated from the coding sequence ATGGATCCTCAATTCTTAGCAAGTTTAGAGGAAACTCTGAAACATGTTACTGCTCCTAGTACTGAGGCTATTAAGTTAGCTTCTGCCAAGTTGCAAAATGACTTTTATACCAACCCTAAGGTCATTCCTGCTTTAGTCCACCTTCTCCAGTCTCACCCTGATGCTCAAATTCGTCAGCTGGCTGGTGTCGAGGCTCGTAAACTTGTTGGTGAGTTCTGGACTCCTGAGAAATTGCCCGAACAAGAAATGACTTCTATCAAAACCTCGATTCTTCAATCCACTTTACAAGAACAAACCCCCTTAGTTAGACATACTTCTTCCAGAGTCATTTCTGCTATTGCAAAGATTGATGTTGACGAGGGAAAATGGAACGAATTGTTGCCATTCCTTTATCAAACCTGTAAAtcatcttctgctgctgagagaGAGGTGGCTGTATACATTTTGTATACTCTTCttgaagctgatgctgatgttcTGATTGATGGCTCCGTCGAGTTGTTGCATTTGTTTTCCCACACAATTAATGACCCTGAGTCTCTTCAAGTTCGTGTGTCTACTGttcttggtcttggtaaGGTTTCTGAGAATATAGACACTACTGCAGTCGATTCCAAGGCTCCTCAAGATCAGAACCCTGTTGAGTTGTTCCGAGCTTTGTTGCCCTCAGCTGTCGAAGTTCTTAACCAAGTTATTAGCTCTGACGATGAGAAGTCGGCTTTACAAGTGTTTGATGTATTCAGTGGCTTATTGGTTTGTGACTACGCCCTTATTTCCAAGCACATGAAAGATCTCGTTAACTTCATGTTGACTAATATTGCTGGTCAAAAACAACTCAGCGATGAAATAAGACTTGCTGCTTTGCAATTCTTGCTAGCTGCTATAAGGTttaagaagaacaagattCAATCTTTGAAGCTTGGACCTGTCTTGACCAATGCTGCCTTGGAAATTTCTGCCGAACCTtttgatgaggaagatgatgagaCCAATaatgaggatgacgaagatacCCCTGCCAAGCGTGctttgttgatgattgaTGCCCTATCATCCAGTTTGCCTCCTACTCAAGTcatggctcctcttctGGCTGCTCTGCCTCATTGTGCCAGTTCTCAAGATATCTTCCAGAGACGTGCTGGTTTCTTGGCCTTATCGCAAGCTGTTGAGGGTGCTCCTGACTTTGTTGCCAACCAAATCAGCGCTGTTCTTCCTTTGGTTGTTCAAGGTTTGCAAGATGCCAACCAGATGGTCAAGGTCAGTGCTTTGATGGCACTTGCTCAACTTGCCGGTGAGTTGCACGATGTCATTGGTGAGCACCACGAGGCTTTGTTGCCTCTTGTCTTTAGCATCATGGACGGTGCTTCTAGCTTGAAGGTCGGTAAGAGTGCTTGTCTTGCTCTTGATGCTATCTTGGAGACTCTCGAGGCCGATATCATCACTCAAAAGTATCTTCCTGAGCTTATTCCCAAGCTACTTCACTTGCTCAACCACACTAGCGATTTGACTCTCAAGGGATCGATCGTTGCTGCCAttgcatctgctgctttcGCTGCTGGAAAGTCTTTTGAGCCTTTCTTCGTTCATACTATTTCTGCCTTGGAGCCATTTATCCGTGTCAGTGTTACCTCTGAAACTGTAAGCGAGGAAGAGCTTACTTTGTGCGGTATCACCCTTGATGCTCTCAGTGCtttggctggtgctgttggaAAGGAGACTTTCCGTCCTTATGTCCAACCTTTGATTGAAGCTGCTTACAAATGTCTTCAATCGACTCAAAGTCGTCTCAAGGAGTgtggttttattttcttgggTACTTTGGCTAGAATCTACGAGACCGAGTTTGCTCCTTTCTTGGGCATGGTTGTCCCTGCtatttttgcttcttttgACCAAGACGAGTTTGCTGGTAtgggagaagaagatgacgaggccGAGGATGTCAATATTGGTCAAGATggtgatgaggaggatttGCTCAACAAGTTCTCTGTCAACAGTGCTTTGGCTATTGAAAAGGAGATTGCTACAGATACTCTGGGAGAGATCATTGTTGGCACCAAGGAGCACTTCAACACTTATTTGGAGCAAGCTATTGAGCACTTGAAACTGCTGACTGATCATTTCTATGAGGGTATCCGTAAGTCTGCATTGATCGTTTTGTGGAGAGCTTACGTCACATTTTACAAGCAGACTCCTGTCAGTAAGCAAGCTTGGGTTCCAGGCTTTCCCTCTTCTGTTGTGTTGGCTGaacctgctgctactttgCTCGAAGTAGCTCGTACCACTACCTTGAACTTGTTCTCGACCGAAGATGACCGCTCTGTTGCTACTATCATCTGTGATCACTTTGTTGAGGCTATTCGTACCAGTGGACCTGTCGTTCTTGGAAGCCAAGATGATCTTGAGAAATTGTGCTCTGAAgtcattctcattctcAGCAAGAGTCACCACTGTCAAGTCCAAGACGAGGACGACATTTACGATGGTGTCAAGCccgaagaggaagaaggtGATGGAGAGAATGCTGAATACGACGAGGTTCTTACTGATAGTGCCagtgatgttgttgttcaacTTGCCGCTGCTTTGGGACCCCAATTCCTTCCTCTTTTCCCTACATTTTTCGGGCTTGTCTCCAAGTATGCCACCAGTAAGAGTTCTCAAGAGAGAGCCTCTGGTATCGGTGCTTTGTCGGAGATTATTAATGGTTTGAGAAGCAACGTCACTCAGTGGACTAAGGAGCTCAtgcagcttcttctccacGCTCTTGGAGACGCTGACTTGGAAGTGAGAAGCAATGCTGCTTATGGTGTTGGTCTTCTTATCTTGTACAGTGACGACGTCGAGACCTGTAAGAGTCACTACACCACCGTCTTGCAAAAGCTTCAAAGACTTCTCAAGAAGGttgacaagaagaagcgCAAGTCTTTCGGtactgaggaagaagacaacAGTGCCAGAAGTTTGGCCAATGCCTGTGGATGTGTTGCCCGTATGAGCAGCAAGTACCCCGAACTCGTCCCCTTGGCCGAGGTTGTGCCAGTGCTTGTGAGCAGACTGCCTCTTCAAGACGGCTTTGAGGAGAACACGCCCATCTTTGAGTTCATTCTTAAGTTATTCGAGCAACGTGAGCCATCTATTGTTCAACTCCGAGCCGAAATTGTCCAAATCTTCAACGAAGTGTTCCAAAAGCAAGCCGAGcttgagaaagaagaggacAACAAGAACATTGGACCTGGATCCATTGTTAAGCCATTTGAGAACGACGAGATCCGTGCCAAGGTTGTTGCTTTACTCAAGTTCCTTGAGCAAGAACAACCTGGTCTGGTCTCATCGCACCCCATTCTGGCCCCAGTTATTGCATAA
- the MRP7 gene encoding mitochondrial 54S ribosomal protein YmL2 (Mitochondrial ribosomal protein of the large subunit; GO_component: GO:0005622 - intracellular [Evidence IEA]; GO_component: GO:0005762 - mitochondrial large ribosomal subunit [Evidence IPI] [PMID 12392552]; GO_component: GO:0005739 - mitochondrion [Evidence IEA,IEA]; GO_component: GO:0005739 - mitochondrion [Evidence IDA] [PMID 16823961]; GO_component: GO:0030529 - ribonucleoprotein complex [Evidence IEA]; GO_component: GO:0005840 - ribosome [Evidence IEA,IEA]; GO_function: GO:0000048 - peptidyltransferase activity [Evidence ISS] [PMID 9445368]; GO_function: GO:0003735 - structural constituent of ribosome [Evidence IEA]; GO_function: GO:0003735 - structural constituent of ribosome [Evidence IPI] [PMID 12392552]; GO_process: GO:0032543 - mitochondrial translation [Evidence IC] [PMID 12392552]; GO_process: GO:0006412 - translation [Evidence IEA]): MASRLRQLIRPVFAVNSALSVSNAVRSPVLTFVRTATKRAAGSRTSMKDSAGRRLGMKKSDGEPVKAGQIIYRQRGTRFYPGENADIGKDHTIWAKEPGFVRYYYDPFHPKRRLIGVALSAKDQLPTPHFEPRKRRLGYVPLTNEKKVQEEKEWLSRKQTLALPTILAEVEKRKAARAERANKYASELTSLVEGLTEEEVSKSASRLVTIANYLAGGRTLAEARSFTDSEFVQDTRLAGELNKLAQDVTANTIESYQSLAAKIDAKVSFDANRNIVRAYSKTELSEMKTETLQKLAELSAEKPLSANTKEEILALLAKPCFSLSEQVAYRRKYTKPEPPTLIKDKEALSQYQKLEKDGKGKIVQSWNYAKRKVDRFFLPSGTSMFAIH, encoded by the coding sequence ATGGCTTCAAGATTAAGGCAGCTTATCCGACCAGTCTTTGCTGTCAACTCAGCTTTATCAGTATCCAATGCAGTTCGTAGTCCAGTACTGACTTTTGTTCGTACTGCTACCAAAAGAGCAGCTGGTTCTAGAACCAGTATGAAAGACTCTGCTGGTAGACGTTTGGGAATGAAAAAGAGTGATGGAGAACCTGTTAAAGCCGGCCAGATTATTTATAGACAACGTGGTACCAGATTTTATCCCGGAGAAAATGCCGACATTGGTAAAGATCACACTATCTGGGCCAAGGAACCAGGTTTTGTTAGATACTACTATGATCCATTCCATCCCAAAAGAAGACTCATTGGAGTTGCTCTATCGGCCAAAGATCAATTACCCACACCACATTTTGAACCTCGCAAGAGAAGATTGGGTTATGTCCCTCTAACTAATGAGAAGAAGGTTCAAGAGGAGAAAGAATGGCTATCTAGAAAACAAACTTTAGCATTGCCAACTATCTTGGCTGAAGTTGAGAAGAGAAAAGCAGCTCGTGCCGAACGGGCCAACAAGTATGCCAGTGAGTTGACCTCGTTAGTTGAAGGACttactgaagaagaggtttCCAAGTCAGCATCCAGACTTGTGACCATTGCTAACTACCTTGCTGGTGGACGTACATTAGCAGAGGCCAGATCATTCACCGACTCGGAATTCGTACAAGACACTCGATTGGCTGGTGAGCTGAACAAATTAGCACAAGACGTGACTGCCAATACCATTGAAAGTTATCAATCGTTGGCTGCCAAGATTGATGCTAAGGTTTCATTTGATGCCAACAGAAATATTGTCAGAGCCTACAGCAAGACCGAGTTGTCAGAAATGAAGACCGAGACTCTTCAAAAACTGGCAGAATTGTCTGCCGAAAAGCCATTATCTGCAAATACCAAAGAAGAGATTCTGGCACTGCTCGCAAAGCCATGTTTCAGCCTGTCTGAACAAGTCGCATACCGAAGAAAATACACCAAACCAGAGCCACCTACTCTCATCAAGGACAAGGAGGCTCTGTCACAATATCAAAAGCTTGAAAAGGATGGTAAGGGCAAAATTGTCCAGAGCTGGAACTACGCCAAGAGAAAGGTTGACCGCTTTTTCCTTCCATCGGGCACCTCTATGTTTGCCATCCACTAA
- the TPN1 gene encoding Tpn1p (Plasma membrane pyridoxine (vitamin B6) transporter; member of the purine-cytosine permease subfamily within the major facilitator superfamily; proton symporter with similarity to Fcy21p, Fcy2p, and Fcy22p; GO_component: GO:0016021 - integral component of membrane [Evidence IEA]; GO_component: GO:0016021 - integral component of membrane [Evidence ISM] [PMID 12192589]; GO_component: GO:0016020 - membrane [Evidence IEA,IEA,IEA]; GO_component: GO:0005886 - plasma membrane [Evidence IDA] [PMID 12649274]; GO_function: GO:0015205 - nucleobase transmembrane transporter activity [Evidence IEA]; GO_function: GO:0005215 - transporter activity [Evidence IEA]; GO_function: GO:0051183 - vitamin transporter activity [Evidence IDA] [PMID 12649274]; GO_process: GO:0015851 - nucleobase transport [Evidence IEA]; GO_process: GO:0006810 - transport [Evidence IEA,IEA]; GO_process: GO:0051180 - vitamin transport [Evidence IDA] [PMID 12649274]) — MSTDEYDERFEKDGAKQTVYQRQPATNGFSDRFVRFSEKLDALGVELRGIHRVEPDERRSGNLREVINMYLLWMSGCGGLSSVSGYLLGPLLFQLSFKDCISSGVAGTVVGCAIAAYGATMGPRSGLRQMVGVRYQFGWWPAKFIALLNIVTLLGWSVVNCVFGGQILSAVSNNAVPIEVGITIITVIAFSVAIVGIRYIQYAEGFAAIPIIFTFLLLYIVSGKHFDLTTPSAGDSQTIIGNWLSNFSSVVGITGTWIAITSDYYVEFPESTPRMKTFLITFSAIFLPTMFVGILAIGVASGAYQLPAWQAAWDNLGAGGLLTEAFSPWHAGGKFLVVVLYISLVTNNILNSYSLALSMQVWGRMVTKIPRYILVVVSAMIFFVLAMAGRNKLSNILSTFLPMISYWCVIYVAILLEENFLFRRHNIPGLNDAYDWTIWNEKEKLPDCIAACLSFVIGVVGAVLGMNQGYYVGVFARKVGDMGADIGLFIAFGFTMVSYPVLRYIELRYAPKVRFLKARTSW, encoded by the coding sequence ATGTCGACCGACGAATATGACGAGCGGTTCGAGAAGGATGGCGCTAAACAGACTGTTTATCAACGTCAGCCAGCTACAAATGGGTTTTCCGACCGATTTGTGAGGTTCAGTGAAAAGCTCGATGCTCTGGGTGTAGAGTTAAGAGGTATTCATCGAGTTGAACCCGACGAAAGAAGGTCTGGTAATTTGAGAGAAGTCATTAATATGTATCTGCTCTGGATGAGCGGTTGTGGTGGTTTATCTTCAGTATCGGGATATTTATTAGGACCATTACTATTTCAGCTTAGTTTCAAAGATTGTATTAGTTCAGGAGTCGCAGGTACTGTTGTAGGATGTGCCATTGCAGCCTATGGAGCTACTATGGGTCCGAGATCTGGACTTCGTCAGATGGTGGGTGTTAGATACCAGTTTGGTTGGTGGCCTGCTAAATTCATTGCTCTGTTGAATATAGTTACTCTATTAGGATGGTCGGTTGTCAACTGTGTGTTTGGTGGCCAGATTctttctgctgtttctaACAATGCTGTACCTATTGAAGTGGGTATTACTATTATCACAGTAATTGCATTTTCAGTAGCAATTGTTGGTATCAGATATATCCAGTATGCTGAAGGGTTTGCAGCCATTCCTATTATTTTCacatttttgttgttgtatatTGTTTCTGGAAAGCATTTTGATCTGACTACTCCATCTGCCGGTGATTCTCAGACTATTATTGGCAACTGGTTGAGTAATTTCTCTTCTGTGGTGGGTATCACTGGTACTTGGATTGCCATTACCTCGGACTACTATGTCGAGTTCCCCGAATCGACCCCTAGAATGAAGACTTTCCTCATCACTTTTAGCGCCATCTTTTTGCCTACTATGTTTGTCGGCATTCTTGCTATTGGTGTAGCTTCTGGAGCATATCAGCTGCCTGCTTGGCAAGCTGCTTGGGACAATctcggtgctggtggtctgCTGACTGAAGCATTCTCACCATGGCATGCTGGTGGAAAGTTCCTCGTTGTGGTGTTATACATTTCTTTGGTAACAAATAACATTCTCAACAGTTACTCGCTGGCCTTGTCAATGCAAGTATGGGGAAGAATGGTCACTAAAATTCCTCGATACATTCTCGTTGTCGTCAGTGCCATGATTTTCTTTGTACTGGCCATGGCTGGTAGAAACAAGCTGTCGAATATTTTGTCGACATTCTTGCCAATGATTTCGTACTGGTGTGTTATCTATGTTGCCATCCTTCTGGAGGAGAATTTCTTGTTCCGTCGTCACAATATTCCCGGATTAAACGACGCATACGACTGGACTATCTGGAAcgagaaagaaaaactCCCTGACTGTATAGCTGCCTGTTTGTCGTTTGTGATTGGTGTAGTCGGGGCTGTTTTGGGCATGAACCAGGGTTACTATGTCGGAGTATTTGCTCGCAAAGTCGGCGATATGGGTGCTGACATCGGACTCTTCATTGCATTTGGATTCACCATGGTATCGTACCCTGTTCTGCGGTACATTGAGCTGCGGTACGCTCCCAAGGTGCGTTTTCTGAAAGCGAGAACTTCCTGGTAG